The Magnetococcales bacterium genome includes a region encoding these proteins:
- a CDS encoding sigma-54-dependent Fis family transcriptional regulator: MSHPKRTTPPVILVDDDEEVLFSSSVLLKTFGVTSVVTMADGRDLLPYLAKKPVGMIVLDLIMPHISGTQLLPEIVQHHPEIPVVVATASQDVETAVQCMKNGAFDYLVKPVEESRFVSAIKRALEVRSLRNQVSSLKACLLQHPGHRHEAFDGIITNSPRMEAVFQYVQALSSSTEPILITGETGVGKGVLAQAIHTVSGLAGELVSVNVAGLDETMFSDTLFGHRKGAFSGATHPREGLVSKAHGGILFLDEIGDLDKRSQVKLLRLLQEKSYYPLGSDLPRLTDAQVVVATNQDLRHRMQDGSFRQDLFFRLSAHQIDLPPLRERLEDIPLLVGHFLQEACLAMGKPTLEPPPELFTLLSSYPFPGNIRELRSLIHDAVARHRSGQIVSMKSIKNAIRANTAGLDPSASKVMNQIRSTVRATGRFPTLKEAENLIVQEALRQTEGNQGIAAMLLGVSRPALNRRLMRLKAEAKS; the protein is encoded by the coding sequence ATGAGCCACCCCAAGCGCACCACCCCACCCGTCATCCTGGTGGATGATGATGAAGAGGTTCTCTTCAGCTCCAGCGTCCTGTTGAAGACCTTTGGCGTCACCTCTGTCGTGACCATGGCCGATGGCCGTGATCTACTCCCCTATCTGGCTAAAAAACCAGTAGGCATGATCGTGCTTGATTTAATCATGCCCCACATTTCCGGCACCCAGCTGCTACCGGAAATCGTCCAGCACCATCCGGAAATTCCAGTGGTGGTAGCGACCGCTTCCCAGGATGTGGAAACCGCTGTCCAGTGCATGAAAAACGGCGCCTTTGACTATCTGGTCAAGCCTGTCGAGGAGAGCCGCTTTGTCTCAGCCATCAAAAGGGCGCTGGAGGTGCGCTCCCTGCGCAACCAGGTCTCCTCTCTCAAGGCCTGTCTGCTCCAGCACCCGGGCCACCGCCATGAAGCCTTCGACGGCATCATTACCAACAGCCCCCGGATGGAAGCGGTCTTTCAGTATGTCCAGGCTCTTTCCAGCTCCACCGAACCGATTTTGATCACCGGGGAGACCGGTGTCGGCAAGGGGGTGCTGGCCCAGGCGATCCACACCGTGAGCGGTCTGGCTGGAGAACTGGTTTCGGTCAATGTGGCCGGTCTTGATGAAACCATGTTTTCCGACACCCTGTTCGGCCACCGCAAAGGGGCCTTTTCCGGGGCGACCCATCCCCGGGAGGGGCTGGTATCCAAAGCCCACGGGGGGATACTGTTTTTGGATGAAATCGGTGACCTGGACAAACGCTCCCAGGTCAAGCTGTTACGCCTGCTCCAGGAAAAATCCTACTATCCCCTGGGATCGGATCTGCCCCGCTTGACCGATGCCCAGGTGGTGGTGGCCACCAACCAGGATCTACGCCACCGGATGCAGGACGGCTCCTTCAGGCAGGATCTTTTTTTCCGCCTCTCTGCCCATCAGATCGACCTGCCCCCTTTGCGGGAACGTCTGGAAGATATCCCTCTGCTGGTAGGCCATTTTCTCCAAGAGGCGTGTCTGGCCATGGGCAAGCCCACCCTGGAGCCGCCACCGGAACTTTTCACCCTTCTCTCATCCTATCCCTTTCCCGGAAACATCCGGGAGCTGCGCTCCTTGATCCACGATGCCGTGGCCCGACATCGCAGCGGTCAGATTGTCTCCATGAAAAGCATCAAAAATGCCATCCGCGCCAACACCGCTGGCCTGGATCCTTCAGCCAGCAAGGTGATGAATCAAATCCGCTCCACAGTGCGGGCAACGGGGCGTTTTCCCACGCTCAAAGAGGCGGAAAACCTGATCGTCCAGGAGGCGTTGCGTCAGACTGAAGGCAATCAGGGTATTGCCGCCATGCTGTTGGGGGTCTCCCGCCCGGCTCTGAACCGACGGCTCATGCGACTCAAAGCTGAGGCCAAATCATAG
- a CDS encoding SpoIIE family protein phosphatase — MSAKGAKKSIILVVDDTPGNIDIMVGALTGEYVVRPATNGEIALKIAHLTPPPDLVLLDIMMPGMDGYEVCRRLKADPSTREIPVIFVTAKSEVADELEGLKLGAVDYIIKPFSVPIMIARVKTHLALKEAKQTLDKQNELLLKERELIESIILKMRGADGLDVRHLRSLVAPVEETAGDMLLSTFTPQGRQLILMGDFTGHGLPAAIGGPLVTYILHEMAAQEAAGEEIYRQINQQLCARLPALFFFAAALIEITPDRTSAQIWNAALPELVLIREGEIVEHMPSNFPPLGITKKLNLAEETIHVNLANGDKLYAFTDGVIEAQGSHAEMFGTDRFEDFLKEMASTGMALEEILPRLENHTGTSLHDDDITLVEITI, encoded by the coding sequence GTGTCAGCCAAAGGGGCAAAAAAATCGATTATTCTGGTGGTGGATGACACCCCAGGCAACATCGACATCATGGTAGGCGCCTTAACCGGGGAGTATGTCGTCCGTCCTGCCACCAACGGTGAGATTGCCCTCAAGATTGCCCACCTTACCCCCCCACCGGATCTGGTATTGCTGGACATCATGATGCCGGGAATGGATGGCTATGAAGTGTGTCGCAGGCTCAAGGCCGACCCATCGACCCGGGAAATTCCGGTTATTTTCGTCACGGCAAAATCCGAGGTGGCCGATGAGCTTGAAGGGCTCAAGTTGGGGGCGGTGGATTACATCATCAAACCCTTCAGCGTGCCCATTATGATCGCCCGGGTCAAAACCCATCTGGCTTTGAAAGAAGCCAAGCAGACCTTGGACAAGCAGAACGAACTGCTTTTGAAGGAGCGGGAGCTGATTGAAAGCATTATCCTCAAAATGCGGGGAGCCGACGGTTTGGATGTACGTCACCTGCGCTCTTTGGTGGCTCCGGTGGAGGAGACCGCCGGGGATATGCTCCTCTCCACCTTTACCCCACAGGGGAGACAGCTGATCCTCATGGGAGATTTCACCGGTCATGGTTTGCCTGCAGCGATTGGCGGACCGTTGGTGACCTATATCCTCCATGAGATGGCCGCCCAGGAAGCTGCTGGAGAGGAGATCTACCGGCAAATCAATCAACAGCTGTGCGCCCGTCTCCCGGCCCTTTTCTTTTTTGCCGCAGCCCTCATCGAAATCACCCCTGATCGAACAAGCGCCCAAATTTGGAATGCCGCATTGCCGGAGCTGGTGTTGATTCGGGAAGGTGAGATCGTAGAGCACATGCCCTCCAACTTTCCTCCCCTGGGAATCACCAAAAAACTGAACCTTGCCGAAGAGACCATTCATGTCAATCTTGCCAATGGAGATAAGCTCTACGCCTTTACCGATGGAGTGATCGAAGCCCAGGGAAGCCACGCGGAAATGTTTGGCACGGATCGATTTGAGGACTTTCTCAAAGAGATGGCTTCGACAGGCATGGCCTTGGAAGAGATTCTGCCCCGCCTGGAAAATCACACGGGCACCTCTCTCCACGACGATGACATCACCCTGGTGGAAATTACGATTTGA
- a CDS encoding Rieske 2Fe-2S domain-containing protein — MSLPKWHTHPLAPAPGTVLCSLDELPESGGKEFHFGKGKRPFRLFVLRHAGGIRGYVNACSHFPGTPLNPNNIGNFLDTHNPEQIYCGVHGSRFDIETGGCLSGDCDGDGLEPVPVEVMEGQLVIGEGELDQA; from the coding sequence ATGAGCCTGCCCAAGTGGCATACCCACCCCCTGGCCCCCGCTCCCGGAACGGTGCTTTGTTCGTTGGATGAACTACCTGAATCCGGTGGCAAGGAGTTTCATTTCGGGAAAGGTAAGCGCCCCTTTCGCCTGTTCGTTTTGCGGCATGCCGGGGGTATTCGTGGCTATGTCAACGCCTGTAGCCATTTCCCGGGTACGCCACTCAACCCAAACAACATCGGCAACTTTCTGGATACACACAACCCGGAGCAGATCTACTGCGGGGTGCATGGCTCCCGTTTTGATATCGAAACCGGTGGGTGTCTCTCAGGGGATTGCGATGGCGATGGCCTGGAGCCGGTACCGGTGGAGGTGATGGAAGGGCAGTTGGTTATTGGCGAGGGAGAGCTTGATCAAGCTTGA